The sequence ACTTGGAAGCTTGGTTTCCTTCGTCGGAGACTTACAGAGAGCTCGTGTCGTGTTCCAACTGCACAGACTACCAAGCTCGAAGACTTGAGATCCGATACGGTCAGAAGAAGGtacatctctctctctgttcttttCGTTTTATCAGCAAATATATTCGACCCTGTGTAATGAATGACTTTGATGTGGGTTTTCTTGGATGCAGAGCAATGAGCAGGCGAAGCAGTACGTACACATGCTGAACTCGACTCTTACCGCCACCGAGAGAACCATCTGCTGCATCCTCGAGAACTACCAGCGAGAGAATGGCGTGGAGATCCCTGAGGTTTTGCAGCCTTTCATGGGCGGAGAGACGTTTTTGCCTTTCAAGGCTAAGCCAGTGGCTGCAGACACTAAAGGCAAAAAGTCCAAAGCTTGATTATGAATGATTTCATTACAACCCTGATGAAAATTTTCTATCGTAGTGTTTCTTTGATTCTCTGGAACTTTGTTGAGACTGACGTTGTGTTACCTTTTCGTATTCATCATCGGATTGTTTTCTTTGGCAAATGCATCTTCTCAGTTATGCATTCACAGGTTTTTAACTTTGCTTCAAGAGTGTAaaattttgaagtaaaacaaaTAAGAGTTGTGTTATTCGATCTCATGTTACTTTGATGAAAAATGGCAAAAATTCTTGATTTCATTTGAGTCTAGATATATAGAGACAAAGCACACAGCCAAAATGACTCATATAATCCCACTTTCACTAGCCAAAGCCAGATTCAGATTTAGTGGATAGGAATAAAAATCTGATTGAATGATTGGTTTTACTTAAAGATCAGATTTAAATTTAGTGgatataattaaaaatctgataaatGATCAGTTTTTTACTTTAGGGATAGACCAGATTTAGATTTAGTGGatatgattaaaattttgattgaaTGGTCGGTTTTACTTTAGAGATAAATGCATTTAACTTTTgcaatataattttgaaaacatgaaCTTGATCTATATTTGCAGGTTCTGAAATGTCAGCACAAATAATTagcaaaataatttaaaccaaaaagtattattttctatataaatcataaatatttgtttcttttgttaaacTAGATTAAGTGTTTGTCAGACTAACCGATTTGAAACCGATTTTCGAGTATCTCCGATTTCTCATGTTTGATCTATATGGGAAAAAATacaatatgtaatttttttccttttttgctAGTAAATCTTTCCGACCATAATATCTATTTCTAGAAATATGGATCAGGTTTACATCTTCGTGTAATCTTTAGAataattcaatttaaaattgGTATTGACTTAATAACACTTGCAAAAATGGTAAAATACAACCACAATGGTAAAATAACACTTGTGCAAAAATGGTAAAATactagaaaatgaaaaaaattctttttagaAAAATGATTTCTGCTTGGttgtcaaaaaagaaaaaaaaaatttacagtgCAGGTATTTACAGAAATGCCACTAGAATAGAAAGCTTTCGATTAGTCTCTCCTCTCCTCCTCATCGTCACCGCCACATTCCTCCTCCCCCCACACCCAaaaactctagggttttcaacccTTCGCGTCTCCCCCTCACTCTCCAAGCTTAGAGGTCATCCCCTTATCTCTCGTTTCCGTTACCTAATCTTCGATCTCACCTTACTTTCCTCTCCTCGTTCACGTAACTCGAGCTTACGATTCTCGAATTTCTAACTCTCGAATCGCTAATCATCGGAGTGTATATTAAGGTTAAATcgtatttttttgattttgcagtttCTTCCTGATGGCGGCTGCTGCTGTTGATTGTCCCGGCTCGCTCAAATCCGTGCGAATCGTTGTGGTTGGTGACAAGGGAACTGGAAAATCGAGCTTGATTGTTGCTGCGGCTACCGATTCGTTCCCTCCCAATGTGCCTCCCGTGTTGCCTGATACCAAGCTCCCTTTTGAGTTCTTCCCTGATGGTATTCCCGTCACCATTGTCGACACTTCCTCCAGGTATGGAGAATGATAAGTCTGCTTGGAAGGATAGTGATGTTAGTGTAGAGACTATAGATAAGAGAATGGATCTTATGGTGATGTGGAGAGGAAAGTTAGTTACCTTATGGCAGATGAGTGAACAGGCCCTGTTCGTTTACCTATCGCAGGTTGTTGTTTGTTTTGCTAACCTGCGAATTGgtcgcaggttgttgttcgttATGTCGCGCAACTGATCGCACGACCAGTCGCAGGTTCTGATTCAAGTCGCCCGAAGAAACAGCgactaaaacttaaaaatatgcTGGTCGCAAATCTACGGGTtgcgcgacacgtaaacgaacataaTTTTAGTCGTAGGTCCAGGTTTAGTTGCAGGTCGACACTTAAACGAACATAATCTTAGTCGCATGTCGCAGGTAAGAACATGCAGATGAGTGACAGGCCCTGTTCCTCTACCTATCGCGCCACCTGCGACATGCAACCTGCGAGTTgcaggttgttgttcgttttgatgtCGCATGACCAGGTTCTGATTCAAGTTGCCCGAAGAAACAGTGACTAAAACTTATAAACATTTTGATCGCGCGACTGGTCGCAGATCTACAAGTCGCGCTacacgtaaacgaacataaTTTTAGTCGCAGGTCGCTTCGTAAACGAACATAATCTTAGTCGCAGGTCGCTTCGTAAACGAACAGAGCCACATTGTGGAGGGTTACTGTTTGCTCATATGTTATCGTTGTTAGTATAGTAATGTACCAGATGAGTATGTTATCTCGGAAGAGAACCGTTTATGGTTTGCGGCTTTGTTGATGTATCTTTTGATAATTATGCTTGTGTGGTTCAGGCCGGAAGATAGGAACATGGTTGCCGAGGAATTGAAGCAGGCAGATGCGGTGGTTTTGACGTATGCATGTGACCGACCTGAGACACTTGAAGGTTTGACTACATACTGGCTTCCGGAGCTTCGGCGATTAGAGGTTTGATTTTACTCTCTGTTTTCAGTTTTAGCCATGTCAATCTTCTTGTTTTAGCAAGTGTATAGACTCACTCCTGGTGCTTAATATCACTGTTTTGTATAAAGATTTGCTGTGGACTAAATTTTAGCTGCTTCTTATTAGGATTCTTTTGtggtctatttttttttaacaggtaAAAGTTCCTATAATAGTAGCAGGTTGTAAGCTTGACTTCAGAGACGACAATAACCAGGTCAGCCTCGAACAAGTGATGTCACCTATAATGCAGCAGTTCCGGGAGATTGAGACTTGTATCGAGTGCTCTGCCCTGAAGCAACTCCAGGTTTCATGACTTCTGTTATTCCTCTTGAGATATAATATTTGTCTTTGCTCAAACATGGCACCGAATTTGATTCGATGTAGCTTAGGCATGTGATCGTCTTACTAAGAAATTCAAGGACTTAAGTTGTGCCAATTTATTTTCGCTTGGAAGTGGGTAGTACCGTGATTGGTTTGCACTTTTATTAAGGATGAATTGGAATGCCTAGTCATAAAACAACTTTGGAATGGGAATTATAAATTACAACTCAGCCTGAACTATGAACTATCATACTAATGAAAACGCTTTCCTGTAGGCACAAGAAGTTTTCTATTATGCGCAAAAAACTGTCCTTCACCCAACAGGACCTCTGTTCGATCAAGAAGCCCAGGCATTGAAGCCCCGGTGTGTAAGGGCCTTGAAGCGTATCTTTATACTGTGTGATCAGGACAGAGATGGTGCTCTTAGCGAGGCTGAGCTAAATGATTTTCAGGTTCTATTTTCTCTTCTTGTGTTTCATATGTTTTGGCTATTTTCTTCATAGAATTGGCTCTGGCTTGTCCTTCAGAGTTATTGTAAAGAAGTTATGATTCTCTTATCCCGATGTCACATCTAATTGCTGTTTCCAAATAGGTCAAGTGCTTTCATGCACCATTGCAGCCTTCTGAAATTGAAGGTGTTAAGAGGGTTGTACAAGAAAAGTTGCCAGAAGGTGTGAACGAAAGAGGACTGACAGTGACTGGCTTCCTGTTTCTACACGCACTTTTTATTGAGAAAGGGAGGCTCGAGACAACATGGACTGTGCTTAGGAAGTTTGGGTATAACAATGAGATAAGACTTGCTGATGAATTGCTCCCACCTTCATTATTCAAACGAACACCTGATCAGGTAAATTGCAGTGACGGAATCcattgtatttttttgtatttattggGTTTTGCAGTCATCTGCCACTGGATGAGCTGTATatcgctttttttttgtttcgaatTTTAACAGCAATAGAATGTGGATGCGTATTTGTTTCATTGCTATATATTCACAGTAACTTGCCTTCTTTGGCGTCGTGCAGCTAATGATTGTGTTCATTGTTTCTGTAGAGTGTCGAGTTGACAGATGTAGCAATCGAATTCTTGAAAGGAGTGTTTATGATGTTTGATGACGATGaggtatttttttaatttaaaactaatggGTTTAGGTTGCAGTTTTTATAGTTGTTaatttgtcataataagttttCACTTTGCAGGATAATAATCTGAGACCTCAAGAGATCGAGGATCTTTTTTCAACTGCACCTGAAAGGTACCTTTTCCACCTTCAGAAAGCAAAGAACTtgtaattttgattttgatattCTCCACTTCATTAAAAAGCCACAATAAATTATGAATGTCAGTCCTTGGAAAGATGCTCCTTATGATGGTGCTGCGGAGAAAACTGCCCTTGGAGGACTATCATGTGACGCTTTCCTGTCACTGGTAATCAGTACTCTCCTCTTTCACATGCTCGACAAAGGAAACATTTTGTATGCATGCTAACACATATACAGAATACTCATTCATCTTTGCTTCACTTTTtgctttggttttgttgattgaCAGATTAAATGTCATGCAATTCTTTCTGTCAGTCATAATTGCATTTTTATCTTACTATCTTTATTTTTTGGGACATATACAACTTCTCATTTGATTTTATGTGGTTTTGCAATTCTTAGTTGATTTCGTATCTTTATTGTTTGGGAACTAGTTTTACTAAGTTGTCCATTGAATCACTTCAATTTTATCCTTGCAGTGGTCACTGATGACACTACTAGAACCAGCTAAGAGTGTGGAATATTTGATTTACATTGGATTCCCTGGTGATCCATCTTCTGCCATTCGTCTTACTAGGAGAAGACGTTTAGATCGCAAAAAGCAACAATGCGAAAGAAAAGTTTTCCAGTGCTTTGTGTTTGGACCCAATAACGCTGGAAAATCTGCATTACTGAATTGCTTTCTTGGAAGGTATGTAACGAAACTTATTGCATTTCCAAAATATAAACAGAAAAAAGAGTATACTCCTTTCCATGTTTTTTTATGCATGGAGACGTTTGCATATTGTTAGAGCAGAaaattttcctctttttttcaGATGACCTCTCCATGTGGTTTacagttatgtcttcatgttcTAGGTCATATGAAAACCATGGATCAACCACTGATGAGCGCTATGCAGTAAATATGGTGGATGACTCTGGGGTGAGTGGGACTACTTATTCAATCTGTCCATTATATATGTGTCTGTCTGCTCACAAAGATATGCAAAACATTGAACAAGAATGGCAAACTTGAGTGTTAGTTTGGTGACGTTGAGACGGGAAACTAGCTAGATATCTTTGATGAATTGTTCTATGGGTACATGCATGCGTTTTGGCATCTTTTGAGGCCTACCTTTGCTCATTAATCTGAAAATTGCAATTCTCTGGGTGTAGAGTGCAAAGAAAACTCTCGTGATGAGGGAAATTCCAGACGATGGGGCTAAAGGGCTATTTTCATCCAAGGAGTCGTTGGCTGCGTGTGACATAGCTGTCTTCGTGTATGACAGGTAATGTTTCCTTCTATTTGATTGGTTAAAAACATGCTTAAGTATATCCCTTATCatcctctgattttttttcactCCAGCTCTGATGAGTCCTCATGGAAGAGAGCGACTGAGCTGCTTGTAGAAGTTGCAACTCACGGAGAGGCCACTGGATATGAGGTCCCTTGCCTCATGGTCTCAGCGAAAGACGATCTTGATTCCTTCCCAATTTGCATACAAGAATCCACCAGGGTAAGGTTCTTATTGATCTCTGAGTCAATAAAAATTAGCTCGAATAACttgtatatataaatgattatgcACACTGCAGGTGACACAAGATATGGGAATAGAGCCTCCGGTATCCATCAGCTCCAAACTGGGTGATTTCAACAACTTATTCCGCAAGATCGTAACTGCAGCGCAACATCCTCATCTGAGTATTCCAGAGACGGAAGCAGGAAAAAGCCGCAAACATTACAACAGGCTGATCAACCGCTCTCTTATGGCTGTTTCAAGTACGTTTACTTCCATGGTCTCTTGAATCTTGACACAATTTTTCTCTCAAGAACAAACAAAACCCATTGACAAAAAACTTCGTATAAAACAGTTGGAGCTGCTGCTGTGGTCGTTGGACTGGCTGCATACCGTGTGTATGCCGCAAGAAAGAGCGCTTCTGCCTGAGAAGATTTGAGAATGAAGAAGCCAGTGTCTCGAGGTGTGAAGGCGAAACGAAGATGGCAAATCTCTTGTTCTGAGTTTGTTTATCCCAAGTTTAAACCAGCGTACTGTTTTTTAGAAGATTAATAGAAAAATGGGCTTTTCAAGATCTTGTAGGAACATTAAGGgacaagagaaagaagagaacatATAGTTACAATAGACATTGTGTTGAGTTTTATCAATAACAAAAGAACTTGTGTCTCCTTGATGTGGGATCTTGTTCTATCAATTGAGAGAGGAGCCACCGTATCCACTTTCTCATGAGCTTTCTTACAATTCAATTCACTTCACTACATGTACCTCAAATCAGTGTTCAAAAACTCAGTTACGAGTATATGTTTGGAAGATAAAAACTGAAATCTAAGCATGCACCCAAGAAAGAGCTTCCACATCCTATATACACCCAAAGCCGTTTCATCTTTAACATAACTAGACAAGGGAAGAAGAACATAGGATTGTGAGTCATAGTGAAGTAAACACTACGATGCTGTATAAACAAAATGAATATAACTTTTATCTGTTTCCGAAGCTATGCACTCTGTTGCATAGTTTCTTCTTACATTTGAGCCCAGGTTTAAATTTCATCCCATATATCAAAGCCATAGCACAAGATTCTCAATATAGTTGTAGTTAAACAAATCAATTGAagaataatacaaaaaaaaagaacagaaatGTAAAACACACACTTTCACAAAGACAGTGAATAAAAAGGTCACTACTGTTCCCTCCTGACCAAATCGgtagcagaagaagaagaagctcgcATCGCTATAAAAGATGGTCTTCTGTTCTTGAACTTAAGCGGACTCCACACCACAGCCTTCTTCTGCAATGCAACCACCGTGGGATGTCTCGGCCCTCCTCCTCCAAGAGGGCTCTTCTTG is a genomic window of Brassica napus cultivar Da-Ae chromosome A2, Da-Ae, whole genome shotgun sequence containing:
- the LOC111207549 gene encoding LOW QUALITY PROTEIN: mitochondrial Rho GTPase 1 (The sequence of the model RefSeq protein was modified relative to this genomic sequence to represent the inferred CDS: inserted 2 bases in 1 codon), giving the protein MAAAAVDCPGSLKSVRIVVVGDKGTGKSSLIVAAATDSFPPNVPPVLPDTKLPFEFFPDGIPVTIVDTSSRPEDRNMVAEELKQADAVVLTYACDRPETLEGLTTYWLPELRRLEVKVPIIVAGCKLDFRDDNNQVSLEQVMSPIMQQFREIETCIECSALKQLQAQEVFYYAQKTVLHPTGPLFDQEAQALKPRCVRALKRIFILCDQDRDGALSEAELNDFQVKCFHAPLQPSEIEGVKRVVQEKLPEGVNERGLTVTGFLFLHALFIEKGRLETTWTVLRKFGYNNEIRLADELLPPSLFKRTPDQSVELTDVAIEFLKGVFMMFDDDEDNNLRPQEIEDLFSTAPESPWKDAPYDGAAEKTALGGLSCDAFLSLWSLMTLLEPAKSVEYLIYIGFPGDPSSAIRLTRRRRLDRKKQQCERKVFQCFVFGPNNAGKSALLNCFLGRSYENHGSTTDERYAVNMVDDSGSAKKTLVMREIPDDGAKGLFSSKESLAACDIAVFVYDSSDESSWKRATELLVEVATHGEATGYEVPCLMVSAKDDLDSFPICIQESTRVTQDMGIEPPVSISSKLGDFNNLFRKIVTAAQHPHLSIPETEAGKSRKHYNRLINRSLMAVSIGAAAVVVGLAAYRVYAXQERALLPEKI